One Chryseobacterium indoltheticum DNA segment encodes these proteins:
- a CDS encoding CDP-alcohol phosphatidyltransferase family protein codes for MKNIPYILIAIRFLLAPIIFFLAYVKGEESRFVILALMFIGLLTDIFDGIIARKVGVSTEKLRRLDSQVDLVFWLSLGLATYFLNSELIKSHWLSIALIFIMEGLCYIISILKFGKETCTHAFLSKMWGLSLLIAFTYLIGFQQAGWAFHLTIILGIVSHIDVILIILILPKWQYDVPSFYRAWQIRQGKQRKKTTFFN; via the coding sequence ATGAAAAATATACCTTATATATTAATAGCAATACGCTTTCTTTTAGCGCCAATAATTTTCTTTTTAGCTTATGTAAAAGGTGAAGAATCAAGGTTTGTAATTTTAGCTTTAATGTTTATTGGTTTACTTACCGATATTTTTGACGGAATCATCGCAAGAAAAGTTGGAGTTTCCACAGAAAAATTAAGAAGACTCGACAGTCAGGTAGATTTGGTATTTTGGCTCTCTTTAGGATTGGCAACATACTTTCTTAATAGCGAATTAATAAAAAGTCATTGGCTAAGTATTGCATTAATCTTCATTATGGAAGGCTTATGTTACATCATAAGTATTTTAAAATTTGGAAAAGAAACCTGTACTCACGCTTTTTTATCTAAAATGTGGGGATTGAGTTTACTGATTGCTTTCACTTATTTAATCGGATTTCAACAGGCAGGTTGGGCTTTTCATCTCACCATAATTTTAGGAATCGTTTCTCATATTGATGTTATCTTAATAATTTTAATTCTTCCAAAATGGCAGTACGATGTACCGAGTTTTTATCGCGCATGGCAAATTAGACAGGGAAAGCAAAGAAAAAAAACTACTTTTTTTAATTAA
- the asnS gene encoding asparagine--tRNA ligase gives MKKQTIKEVLQDYKKVLHHDITVYGWVRAFRSNRFIALNDGSTINNLQIVVDFENFDEEIISKISTASSLKVVGEVVESQGAGQTVEIIAKKIIILGDNFTEERDKTILQPKKHSLEVLRDQAHLRFRTNLFGAVFRVRHAVSFAIHSFFNQNQFFYINTPIVTGADAEGAGEMFGVTNFDLNNIPRDEQGDIDFAQDFFGKKTNLTVSGQLEGETAAMGLGRIYTFGPTFRAENSNTTRHLAEFWMIEPEVAFNNLEDNIDLAEDFLKYVIQYVLDNCKDDLEFLDKRFAEEQKSKPEKERAKEGLIEKLENVIAKRFKRVSYTEAIEILLNSKENKKGKFAYPIEEWGADLQSEHERFLVEKHFECPVVLFDYPKEIKAFYMKLNDDNKTVAAMDVLFPGIGEIIGGSEREARLDVLKTKMAEMHVDEHELWWYLDTRRFGSVPHAGFGLGLERLVLFVTGMTNIRDVIPFPRTPKNAEF, from the coding sequence ATGAAAAAGCAGACGATTAAAGAAGTCCTTCAAGACTACAAAAAAGTATTACATCATGACATTACAGTTTACGGTTGGGTAAGAGCATTCCGTTCAAATCGCTTTATTGCACTAAATGATGGTTCTACAATTAATAATTTGCAGATTGTAGTTGATTTTGAAAATTTTGACGAAGAAATCATTAGTAAAATTAGTACAGCTTCTTCACTGAAAGTAGTAGGAGAGGTGGTAGAAAGTCAAGGAGCCGGACAAACTGTAGAAATTATCGCTAAAAAAATCATTATTTTAGGAGATAACTTTACTGAAGAAAGAGACAAAACGATTCTTCAGCCAAAAAAACATTCTTTGGAAGTGTTGAGAGATCAGGCGCATTTAAGATTCAGAACGAATTTATTTGGTGCGGTTTTCAGAGTACGTCATGCGGTGAGTTTTGCAATTCACTCATTTTTCAACCAAAACCAGTTCTTTTACATCAACACTCCGATTGTAACAGGAGCTGATGCAGAAGGAGCGGGTGAAATGTTTGGCGTAACCAACTTCGATTTAAACAATATCCCGAGAGACGAGCAGGGAGATATCGATTTTGCTCAGGATTTCTTCGGTAAAAAAACAAACTTAACGGTTTCAGGACAGCTTGAAGGTGAAACTGCAGCAATGGGATTGGGAAGAATCTATACTTTCGGACCAACCTTCCGTGCAGAAAACTCAAATACAACGCGTCACTTAGCAGAATTCTGGATGATTGAACCGGAAGTTGCTTTCAATAACTTGGAAGATAACATCGATTTGGCAGAGGATTTCCTGAAATATGTGATTCAGTACGTTTTAGATAACTGTAAAGATGATTTAGAGTTCCTAGATAAACGTTTTGCAGAAGAACAAAAATCAAAACCAGAAAAAGAAAGAGCAAAAGAAGGGTTAATTGAAAAGCTGGAAAATGTAATTGCTAAACGTTTCAAAAGAGTTTCTTACACCGAAGCAATTGAGATTTTATTAAATTCAAAAGAAAATAAAAAAGGAAAATTTGCTTATCCAATCGAAGAGTGGGGTGCAGATCTTCAGTCTGAGCACGAAAGATTCTTGGTAGAAAAGCATTTTGAATGTCCAGTAGTTTTATTTGATTATCCAAAAGAGATCAAAGCATTCTACATGAAGCTCAACGACGACAACAAAACCGTTGCTGCAATGGATGTACTTTTCCCTGGAATCGGAGAAATCATCGGCGGATCAGAAAGAGAAGCAAGATTAGACGTTCTGAAAACTAAAATGGCAGAAATGCACGTAGACGAGCACGAACTTTGGTGGTATTTAGATACCAGAAGATTCGGATCAGTTCCGCATGCAGGTTTCGGACTTGGTTTAGAAAGATTAGTTCTTTTCGTAACGGGTATGACCAACATTCGTGACGTGATTCCTTTCCCAAGAACTCCAAAGAACGCAGAATTTTAA
- a CDS encoding LA_2272 family surface repeat-containing protein, whose protein sequence is MKKQFFLIMTILISSLMHSQDSLSHKNEKAKIFGVSPSKKTKNVNGVLLKYYDEIDNEITPKKVNGLGLGFNGLGIFFPVLLLVNIGSINSWEINNADFEDLPKKMNTINGMQLAIINMEPTVTNGFELSLSSNISAPSVINGVSVSPLYNFHHTTNGVTISTFANVSKKCRGLQVALINVCKDSKGLQIGFWNENGKRKLPLINWNFKSKKEKL, encoded by the coding sequence ATGAAAAAGCAATTTTTTTTAATCATGACTATTTTAATAAGTAGTTTGATGCATAGTCAGGATAGTTTATCGCATAAAAATGAGAAGGCAAAAATTTTTGGAGTTTCTCCTTCAAAAAAAACTAAAAATGTAAACGGTGTGTTGTTAAAATATTATGATGAAATTGATAATGAAATAACACCTAAGAAAGTAAACGGTCTTGGTTTAGGTTTTAATGGTTTGGGTATTTTTTTTCCGGTTCTTCTTCTTGTAAATATAGGAAGTATCAATTCTTGGGAAATTAATAATGCAGATTTTGAAGATTTACCTAAAAAAATGAATACGATAAATGGAATGCAGTTGGCGATAATAAATATGGAACCAACGGTAACTAATGGGTTTGAGCTAAGTTTATCAAGTAATATTAGTGCTCCTTCTGTTATCAATGGAGTTTCTGTTTCACCTCTGTACAATTTTCATCACACAACAAATGGGGTGACGATTTCTACATTTGCGAACGTCAGTAAAAAATGCAGGGGGTTGCAAGTCGCTCTTATCAATGTCTGTAAAGATTCAAAAGGATTACAGATAGGTTTTTGGAATGAAAATGGAAAAAGAAAATTACCTCTTATTAACTGGAATTTTAAATCTAAAAAGGAAAAATTATGA
- a CDS encoding transposase, whose translation MSKLSKKVIGVDVGAKFLTVSFTDNVNQDQVFNIQNNQRSILSFLKKFPTEDYCLAIEATGNYSSRILHLSLDNGFESSLINCMSVKYFSRMKNIISKTDAEDAKVIRLYGEIFRPEVYIPKSIEIEHLDQEIKLLNDLEEEKRRYSVKLKWLRYNPQLNPNTEKHYEKRLKQLDKEIREVEMRLPQLQDEEFREIKGLIQSVSGIGEKTSLQLMTATSGFKNFDSSKSLVKYFGLAPRIYQSGKKSYSPGKCRTSKTHIRSLLYVCSWTAIKHNTQCKELYLRLLEKGKPKNLH comes from the coding sequence ATGTCAAAATTATCAAAAAAAGTGATTGGTGTAGATGTAGGAGCAAAGTTTTTAACGGTAAGTTTTACGGATAATGTAAATCAAGATCAGGTTTTTAATATCCAAAACAATCAACGCTCGATTTTATCGTTTCTCAAGAAATTTCCCACAGAAGATTATTGTTTGGCTATCGAAGCCACAGGTAATTATAGTAGTCGCATACTCCATCTTTCTTTGGATAATGGTTTTGAATCAAGTTTGATTAACTGTATGTCTGTTAAATATTTTTCAAGGATGAAAAATATCATCAGCAAAACTGATGCAGAAGACGCCAAAGTCATCAGACTTTATGGAGAGATTTTTCGTCCGGAAGTTTATATTCCCAAAAGCATCGAGATTGAACATCTTGACCAAGAAATAAAACTTCTGAATGATCTCGAGGAAGAGAAGCGACGGTATTCGGTAAAGCTAAAGTGGCTTCGTTACAATCCTCAGCTCAATCCCAACACGGAAAAACATTATGAAAAGAGATTAAAACAATTAGATAAAGAAATACGGGAAGTAGAAATGAGGCTTCCACAACTTCAAGATGAAGAATTTAGAGAAATAAAAGGTTTGATACAAAGTGTTTCGGGAATTGGGGAGAAGACCTCCCTTCAACTGATGACCGCTACATCTGGTTTTAAAAATTTTGATTCATCGAAATCACTCGTAAAATATTTTGGATTGGCTCCACGTATTTATCAATCAGGAAAGAAATCATATTCTCCCGGTAAGTGCCGTACATCCAAAACGCACATTAGAAGTTTGCTATATGTTTGTTCCTGGACGGCAATAAAACATAATACGCAGTGCAAAGAACTTTATCTGCGACTATTGGAAAAAGGAAAGCCTAAAAACTTGCATTAA